The sequence CAGGGATACCCCGGCGGCACGCAGCAGTTCGGCCAGCCGGATCCGTACGGGCAGCAGGGCGGCTACAACGCCTACCCGCAGGAAGGCGGGTTCGGCGGCGGAGAGCCACCCAAGAAAAAGAAGACCGGCCTGATCGTCGGCATCGCGATCGGCGCGGTCGTTCTCGTCGGTGGTGGTGTCACCGCACTGGTCATCGCGCTGAACTCGGGTGACGACAACCCGACCGCCGCGCCGCCCACCAGCAGCGCCGCCCCGTCGGCAGCGCCGTCCTCGTCGTCGCAGAAGCCGAGCTCGACCCGGACGAGGTCCAGCTCGCCCAGCACGTCGTCGACCAAGAGCTCAGGTCCGGCGCCCGGCGGCAAGGCCACGCCGCAGGAAGTCTTCGAAAGCGCCGCGACCTCCTACAGCGCGGGTGACAAGAAGACGTTCCTCGACCTGATCTGCCGTAGCGAGAACACCAAGGACGAGGGCAAGCCGCTCGACCCCATCAAGCTCGAGATCACCGAGCCCGCCAAGGAAAGCGGCGACCGGGCGACCGGCCGTTACCGCGCCACCCAGGGCACCAAGATGGCGGAGGGCACGATCACGGCGGCCAAGGAATCGAACCTGTGGTGCCTCAAGGACATCAAGGCCGACAAGAAGTGACCTGTCCGTGACGGTGAGCCACAAGCTGACCGCCGTGGCGGTGGTTTGTGGCGCGGTCGCGGCCGGGGTCGTGGTGGGGCTGCTCCTGGTGGCCCCCTCCGGCTCCGACCCGGCCGCGTCGAACACCGGCACGCCTGCACCACCGCCCGCTTCGTCCCGTCCGGTTCCGGTGGATCCGGACGTGGCGGCGGTCGAGGTGGTCGGCAAGGCGATCGCCGCGGCCATCGTCAACCACGACGCGACCGCGTTCGGGAAACTCACCTGCGTCCAGCAGTCGTCGGCCGATCTGGCCGAACTCGGCCGGAAATGGTCGGCGGCGGGCAAGGTGACCGCGACCGTCCCTGATCCGCCGGTGGTCAGCGGCGACTCCGCCACCGTGACCGTCCACGTCGAAGGCGTCGGCGGGCAGAAGGACACGCCGTTTCCGCTCAAGAAGCAGGGCGGGAAATGGTGCGTGCCCTGACATTCCGGGGTGGCGTTTCGGGTCCGCAGTACGTGAAGGCCCCCTTCACTGCGCCTGGCGCAGTGAAGGGGGCCTTCACGTACTGCCAGGTCTGCCGGGAGCCGTCCGATCAGCCCTTGCCGGAGCGGCGGTGCACCCGCGGCGAAACGGTGCCGTCCGCCAGGCGGCGCGCCGTCAGCAGGAACGCGGTGTGCGCGACCATCCGATGGTCCGGCCGCACCGCGAGGCTCACGACGTGCCAGGGCCGCATGAGGGTCTCCCACGATTCCGGCTCGGTCCAGCACTGCTGGTCCCGCAAGGCTTCCGTGATCCGCGAAAGTTGTGTGACCGTCGCCACATAGACCGTGAGCACGCCGCCCGGCACCAGATGCGCGGCGACCGTCTCCAACTGGTCCCAGGGCGCCAGCATGTCGAGGACGACGCGGTCGACCTCGCCGGTGTGCGTCGACAGGTCCGCGACCGTCAGCGACCAGTTGTCCGGCTTGTGGCCGAAGAACTTCTCGACGTTCCGCTCGGCGTGTTCGGCGTGGTCGTCCCGGATCTCGTAGGACTGCACGGTCCCTTCCGCACCGACCGCCCGCAGCAGCGAACAGGTCAGCGCGCCGGAGCCGGCACCCGCCTCGAGCACTCGGGCGCCCGGAAAGATGTCGCCCCACATCACGATCTGCGCGGCGTCCTTCGGGTAGATCACCTGCGCGCCTCGCGGCATCGACAACACGTAGTCCGGCAGCAGCGGGCGAAGCGCCAGATAGTGGCTGCCGCCGGCCGAAGTGACGACCGAACCCTCCTGCGCACCGATCACGTCGTCGTGCGCCAGCGCACCGCGATGGGTGTGATACTGCTGTCCCTCGGCGAGGACCATGGTGTAGTGCCGCCCCTTGGAGTCGGTCAGCTGAACCCGGTCACCAACACGAAACGGCCCTCGGACCGACACTGAACCTCCATACGCGCGAATGCTGAGCCATGCCGTCCTCGGCGGGAAGGAGTACCTCGGACGGGACGACCGATCCTCGCAGGTGGCCGCACCGCGCTACGCCGGGGGTCGGCTCCGGGTCAGCGCGGCGCGCAGGTCTTCGCGCCTGAGCACCCCCGCGGGCCTGCCTTCGTCGTCCACCACGAGGAACTGCCACGCGGCCGTTTCCCGGACCCGCTCGGCGATCTCCTCCCCCGACTCCGACGAAAGCAGCACGGTGTCGGCGCGGATCGGCTCCGCGGCCATCTCCGCGGGCGCGTGCGGCGACGTTCCGGCGAGCTGTGCCGCGGCCGTCTCGTCGAGCAGGCCCGCCGCGACGCCGTCGGCACGAACCAGGACCACCCCGCGGCCCGCCGAAGCGGCCAGCGCGTCCGAGACGGGGCTTTCCGCCGGAAGTTGGAGAACAGGGCGGACGAGTTCGCTCAGCCGCACACCTTCGGGCCAGCCGCGGCGTGTTTCGGCGGCGAGTTCGCTTCGGGCGCCGAGGATCACGAACCACGCCGTCACCACGCAGACACCGAGCCGGAGCCAGCGGTCCTCACTGCCCGCGGCCAGCCCCCACAGCGCCCAGACGACCAGTCCCGCGGCGACGACACCGCCACCGACGACCGCCGCCCGCGTGCCCCGCTCACGGCGGCCGGTCGCCGCCCAGACCCCGGCGCGGACCAGCCTGCCGCCGTCGAGCGGAAGCCCCGGCAGGAGATTGAAGATCCCGACGGCGAAGTTCGCGACCGCGCATTCGGCGATGAGCAGCCAAGCCGCGCTTTCCGGCGGGACGGCGAACATGAGCAGACCGCAGAAACCGCCCAGCAGCAGCGAAACGATCGGTCCCGCGGCGGCGACGAGCCCTTCCTGCCTCGGCTCGCGGGGTGTCCTGGCGACCTCGGAAAGGCCGCCGAGCAGGAACAGCCGCAGGCGCCGGACCGGGATGCCGAGCCGCAGCGCGACCAGGCAGTGCCCGAGTTCGTGGGCGAGCACCGAAAGTCCGAGAAGGACCGCGAACGCGGCCGCCAGCAGCCACGAGGTCAGCGTCGTCGCGCCGGGCAGGAACCGCTCGACCAACGGTGTGTAGAGCACCACGATGATCAGGGAGCCGACCCACCACGAAGGGGCCAGCAGCACGGGGATCCCGGAGACGCGGAACAGCAGGAGCCCGCCCTCTGGTGCCACGCCTCGTCGAGGCGGGCCCTGCTCACCCGTCACCGCCATGTGTCAGAGCGTAGATGCCCAGGTGTGGGGTGCCGGTAACCCGCCCTTCCCGTCCGGGTGGTGTCGGTCATGCCGCTCCGGTGCGTTGCGGTCCCGAAACCGTCGGTGCCCGGCGATACGCTCCTCCCATGCCCGACACCGACACGGTCACCGCCGATCCGCCGCCCGGCGCCGAAGTCCCGCGCCGTCGGCCGGCCCTGTCCCCGTCGCGTGCCAGCGACTTCAAACAGTGCCCGCTGCTCTACCGCTTCCGCGCGGTCGACAGACTGCCCGAGATCCCGACGAAGGCCCAGCTGCGCGGCACGCTGGTGCATTCCGTGCTGGAGCGCCTGTTCTCCCTTCCCCAAGCCGATCGCACTCCTCCGCAGGCCAAAGAGCTGCTCGCGCCGGCTTGGGAGGACCTGTCCGCGGAACGTCCGGAATGGATCGAGCTGTTCGACCAGGACGATCCCGACGCCGTCACGTCGTGGCTCTCGTCGGCCGAGCAGCTCGTCGACACCTACTTCGGCCTCGAAGATCCGCGCCGGCTGGAGCCCGAGGCGTGCGAGCTGCACGTCGAGATCGAGCTGGGCTCAGGAGTTCTGCTTCGAGGCTACGTCGACAGGCTGGACGTCGCGCCTACCGGCGAGATCCGGGTCGTCGACTACAAGACCGGCGCCGCGCCCCGCGAGATCGGCGAGGCCAAGGCGATGTTCCAGATGAAGTTCTACGCCGTGGTCCTCTGGCGGCTTCGCGGCGTCGTGCCACGCCAGCTGAAACTGATGTACCTCACCGACGGGCAGTCCCTGGCCTACACGCCCGACGAGGGTGAGCTGATCCGCTTCGAGCGCACGCTGGAGGCGATCTGGCAGGCGATCCTCAAAGCGGGCAAGACCGGTGATTTCCGCCCGAATCCGAGCAAACTCTGCGCGTGGTGTGATCACCAGGCGCTCTGCCCGCAGTACGGCGGCACTCCCCCGCCGTATCCCGGCTGGCCGGAGCCGGATCCCGGCGAAGAGTCCGTATTGGACCGTGCGGATTAGAGTGCTCTTTGCCCTTAGAGTGCCCTTGTGACAGAAGCCTTCTACATGCCGTCGGGTGACGGCGTCTTTCTCCCGACCCCGCATACCGCAGGCCCTTGGACCCCGGACGCACAGCACTTCGGGCCGCCCTCGGCGTTGCTGGTCCGCGCGCTCGAAGAGGTCGAAGCGCCGCACGCGAGCCAGCTGGCACGGGTGACGGTCGAGATCCTCGGGCCCGCGCCGCTGAAGGAGCTTTCGGTGCGGGCGTGGGTGGAGCGGCCGGGCCGGTCGGTCGAATGGCTGGTCGCCGAGCTCGCCCATGGGGAGCGGGTCGTCGCCCGTGCGTCGGCGTGGCGGATCGCGACTTCGGACACCACGGCGGTGGCCACCGCGGAAGGCCCGGCGCTGCCCTCGCCGGAGGGGCTGCCGGCGTCCTCCTGGCCGGAGGGCTGGCACGGCGGGTACCTCGACGCCGTCGAGTGGCGGCGGGTCAAGGGCGCGCTCGACGCGGCGGGGCCGGCGACCGTCTGGGGCCGTCAGCGCGTGGCGCTCGTCGACGGGGAGAAGCCGAGCCCGCTGCAGCGGCTGTTCGTCCTGGCGGACTCGGGCAACGGGATCTCGAACTTCCTGGATCCGCGTGAGTGGTGGTTCATCAACTCCGAGCTGACGGTGCACCTCCGCCGCCCGCCGCTGGGCGACTGGATCGGCGTCGACGCGGCCACCCTGGTCGGCCCGAACGGCATCGGGACGGCGACCACCACGCTGCACGACGCCTCGGGCCCGCTCGCCTCCGGCGCTCAGGCTCTCCTGGTGCGACCGCGACAGGCGGGCTGATAGACGCGCTTTCTCGGCGGGTTTCCAATAGCCTTCCCGGAACAACAGACACAGGGAGCGCTTCGGCATGCAGATCACCTCGGTGGTCAACCAGAAAGGCGGGGTCGGCAAGACCTCACTCAGCGTGGGCGCGGCGGCCGCACTGGCCGAACGCGGTCGCCGGGTGCTGCTGATCGACCTCGACCCACAGGGCCACGCGACCACCGAACTCCTCGGGCTGGACGAGGTGGCGCACGACATGCCCAGCCTGGCCAAAGCCCTGACCAAGGTGTGGAAGGGGCCCATCGAGGAACTCGCCGTGCGGCATCCGCGCAGCAACCTCGGCAGAGGCGGCGCGTTCGACGTCATCCCGACCTCACCGGGCATGTTCGACCTGATCCGGCGGCTGGACCAGTTCCGCGTACCCGGCTGGCAGCTGGCCAGGGTCATCCAGTTCGCGAACTACGACCACATCATCATCGACTGCCCGCCCGCGCTCGACGTCCTGACCAACAACGCGCTCGCCGCTTCACACGGCATCCTCGTGCCGGTGCAGCCGGACCGGACGAGTATCCGCGCGCTGCGCCTGCTCGCGGACCAGGTGCGTTACGTCGAACAGACCGTCGGCCGTCCGCCGATCGCCTACTACGGCCTCGTACCCGGTCTGTACCGCCGCCCGATCTCGCACTACGCGGCGGCGGCGTTGCAGGAGCTGTACGCGTTCGGGATCCCGATGCTGTCGCACGTCCCGCTCGGCGTCGTGATGAACGAGGCCGCCGCGCACGGCGTCCCGGTGACGACGTACGCGCCGGAAACCTTGCAGGCGCTGTCGTTCCGGGAGATCGCGGCGACACTGGACGGCTACCTGCAGAACCATCCGGCCGCGGCGATCGTGCCCGCGGACGAGGAGTTCGTCTTCGAGGACTTCATCACCGAGGTGTCGGTGACGCGCAGCGCGAAGGACAACGGGGCTCGCAAGAAGCTCTACGACCTGATGCCCAAGAAGCCCAACCGTCCCCGCTGACACCTTGAGCTCGTGAGTGGTAAGGACGGTTAGAACCGTCCTTACCACTCACGACGCCTCAGAGGCGGCAGGCCCGGATGTCCGAAGCCAGGACGGCCTTGGCGCCGGTCTCCGCGAGTTCGTCCATGATCCGGTTGACCTCCTTGCGCGGCACCATCGCCCGCACGGCCACCCAGTCTTCGTCCGCCAGCGGCGCGACGGTCGGCGACTCGAGCCCCGGCGTGATCGCGATGGCCGCGTCCAGCAGGGACCGCGGGCAGTCGTAGTCCAGCATCATGTAGTGCTGGGCGAAGACGACACCCTGGAGCCGTGCCTTCAGCTGGTCCTTCGGCCGGGTGTGCTCGGTGCCGGCCCGCTGCAGCAGTACCGCCTCCGACACGCAGATCGGATCCCCGAAGGCCACGAGGTTGTGCTGGCGCAACGAACGGCCGGACTCGACGACGTCCGCGATGGCGTCGGCGACGCCGAGCTGGATCGAGATCTCGACGGCGCCGTCGAGGCGGATGACCTCCGCCTCCACCCCGTGCTGCTTCAGGTTCTCGCGCACGAGGCGCGGGTACGACGTCGCGAGCCGCTTGCCGTGCAGGTCTTCGGCCTTCCACTCCCGGCCCGCGGGCGCGGCGTACCGGAAGGTGGAACCGCCGAAGCCGAGGCCGAGGATCTCTTCGACCGGGGCGCCGGAGTCGAGTGCGAGGTCGCGGCCGGTGATGCCGAGATCCAGCTCGCCGGACCCGACGTAGATCGCGATGTCCTTGGGGCGCAAGAAGAAGAACTCGACCTCGTTGACCGTGTCGAGCACGGTCAAGTCGCGAGCCTCATGTCGCCTGCGGTAGCCGGCCTCTCCGAGCATCTCCGACGCGGCGGCGGCGAGGGCTCCCTTGTTCGGCACGGCGACACGCAGCATTGCTTCTCCTTGGTTCTCCGGACGCGAAGGCGTCACAGGTACC comes from Amycolatopsis lurida and encodes:
- a CDS encoding tRNA (adenine-N1)-methyltransferase — its product is MSVRGPFRVGDRVQLTDSKGRHYTMVLAEGQQYHTHRGALAHDDVIGAQEGSVVTSAGGSHYLALRPLLPDYVLSMPRGAQVIYPKDAAQIVMWGDIFPGARVLEAGAGSGALTCSLLRAVGAEGTVQSYEIRDDHAEHAERNVEKFFGHKPDNWSLTVADLSTHTGEVDRVVLDMLAPWDQLETVAAHLVPGGVLTVYVATVTQLSRITEALRDQQCWTEPESWETLMRPWHVVSLAVRPDHRMVAHTAFLLTARRLADGTVSPRVHRRSGKG
- a CDS encoding RecB family exonuclease, giving the protein MPDTDTVTADPPPGAEVPRRRPALSPSRASDFKQCPLLYRFRAVDRLPEIPTKAQLRGTLVHSVLERLFSLPQADRTPPQAKELLAPAWEDLSAERPEWIELFDQDDPDAVTSWLSSAEQLVDTYFGLEDPRRLEPEACELHVEIELGSGVLLRGYVDRLDVAPTGEIRVVDYKTGAAPREIGEAKAMFQMKFYAVVLWRLRGVVPRQLKLMYLTDGQSLAYTPDEGELIRFERTLEAIWQAILKAGKTGDFRPNPSKLCAWCDHQALCPQYGGTPPPYPGWPEPDPGEESVLDRAD
- a CDS encoding ParA family protein, translating into MQITSVVNQKGGVGKTSLSVGAAAALAERGRRVLLIDLDPQGHATTELLGLDEVAHDMPSLAKALTKVWKGPIEELAVRHPRSNLGRGGAFDVIPTSPGMFDLIRRLDQFRVPGWQLARVIQFANYDHIIIDCPPALDVLTNNALAASHGILVPVQPDRTSIRALRLLADQVRYVEQTVGRPPIAYYGLVPGLYRRPISHYAAAALQELYAFGIPMLSHVPLGVVMNEAAAHGVPVTTYAPETLQALSFREIAATLDGYLQNHPAAAIVPADEEFVFEDFITEVSVTRSAKDNGARKKLYDLMPKKPNRPR
- the hisG gene encoding ATP phosphoribosyltransferase; translation: MLRVAVPNKGALAAAASEMLGEAGYRRRHEARDLTVLDTVNEVEFFFLRPKDIAIYVGSGELDLGITGRDLALDSGAPVEEILGLGFGGSTFRYAAPAGREWKAEDLHGKRLATSYPRLVRENLKQHGVEAEVIRLDGAVEISIQLGVADAIADVVESGRSLRQHNLVAFGDPICVSEAVLLQRAGTEHTRPKDQLKARLQGVVFAQHYMMLDYDCPRSLLDAAIAITPGLESPTVAPLADEDWVAVRAMVPRKEVNRIMDELAETGAKAVLASDIRACRL
- a CDS encoding thioesterase family protein; translated protein: MTEAFYMPSGDGVFLPTPHTAGPWTPDAQHFGPPSALLVRALEEVEAPHASQLARVTVEILGPAPLKELSVRAWVERPGRSVEWLVAELAHGERVVARASAWRIATSDTTAVATAEGPALPSPEGLPASSWPEGWHGGYLDAVEWRRVKGALDAAGPATVWGRQRVALVDGEKPSPLQRLFVLADSGNGISNFLDPREWWFINSELTVHLRRPPLGDWIGVDAATLVGPNGIGTATTTLHDASGPLASGAQALLVRPRQAG
- a CDS encoding M50 family metallopeptidase; amino-acid sequence: MAVTGEQGPPRRGVAPEGGLLLFRVSGIPVLLAPSWWVGSLIIVVLYTPLVERFLPGATTLTSWLLAAAFAVLLGLSVLAHELGHCLVALRLGIPVRRLRLFLLGGLSEVARTPREPRQEGLVAAAGPIVSLLLGGFCGLLMFAVPPESAAWLLIAECAVANFAVGIFNLLPGLPLDGGRLVRAGVWAATGRRERGTRAAVVGGGVVAAGLVVWALWGLAAGSEDRWLRLGVCVVTAWFVILGARSELAAETRRGWPEGVRLSELVRPVLQLPAESPVSDALAASAGRGVVLVRADGVAAGLLDETAAAQLAGTSPHAPAEMAAEPIRADTVLLSSESGEEIAERVRETAAWQFLVVDDEGRPAGVLRREDLRAALTRSRPPA